The Fibrobacter sp. UWP2 DNA segment GTGTGGAAGGCATGGCCACCCAGGTACTGTTCGGGCACGTGCATGCGTTCCATCTGGCTCTTTTCGTCGCGGACCTTCTCGATGTCGTCGGGCGTGTAGGCAAAGCCCATCTTTTGGAAGGTACCCACCACGGCGCGGGCGGTGCCGCTCGTATCGGCCTTGGTCTTCTGGTGGCTCTCGACCACAGAGAGCTTGTAGCCTTCAAATGCGGTCGGGAATTCCTTCGCCAAAAATTCAATCATCGACTGAAACGCCACAATCTGCTTCGCCATGTTGGGGGCGATGACGCTCGGGTGGTTTGCGTCGGCGACGAGCTTTGCAAGCGCTTCGCGGTCACCGCCGGTGGTGCCCATCACAAAGGGAATCTTGTGCTTCACATAAAAGGCAGCGTTGTCGTTCACGGCCGTGGGGTGCGTGTAGTCGATGCAAATCATGTCGGGGTACTTCGCCAGCACTTCGCCAATGCGCTCTTCGCGGTTGGAGGGCTTCAAGAGCTGGATGGTCTTGCCCGCCACCTCGGCCTCATTTTCCACAATAATTTCGCCCGTCAAGGAATACGGCACCAGTTCGAGCCCGCGCTTTGCGCAGGTCTCGGCCACAATGCGGCCCATGTTGCCGGGAATTCCGTTCACCATCACTTTTACAGACATATCTATCTCCTGTTTTATTCTCAACGCAATATAATTAAATCAGCCTACGGTCTCGAGCACGCCCGTCAGCAGAGACTTCATATCATCGGGGAAGTCATAATTTTCGAAGGTCCGCGGCGCGTTCCAGTACGGGAGCTGCACCTCCGCCTTGTAGGCATAGAGCATTTGGCTGTGCGCGCCCAAAACCGCAAAGTCGGCTTCGTCGAGGCCTCCCCCGCGTGCCATCTTTTGGTAGAACTCCCCGCCGTGACTGTAAAGGCGATCCCCCACAATCGGGAAGCCGAGTTCCGCCAAGTGCGCGCGGATTTGGTGCTTGCGGCCCGTCAAAAGTTCCGCCTCGACAAGGGAGAACTTATGGTTCGCACCGGGTTCCAGCTGCGCGGGGAATTCGCGTTCGAACGTCGCAAGATGCTTGAAAACCGTATGGCACTCCTTGCCGCCCTCCACACGGTGCATGCGCAAGCGAATGGGATCGTCAGGCAGTTCGCGCAGCGGGAAATCGCAGCGAGTCTCGCCCTCGGGGAACACGCCCTCCACCACCGCGAGGTAAAACTTGCGCAGCAAAATGCGATCCAGGTTCTTTTGGAAGCGAGCAGCCGACTCAACATACTTGGCAAAGAGCATGAGGCCGCCGGTATCGCGATCCAGGCGGTGCATGGGAGTAGCCGTCTCGCAGTCGGTGCCGCGGCGGACAATCGCCGTGAAGGTGTTGTAAAAAATGTGGCCAGTGTGGTGCACCGGAGTGCCCGCCGGCTTTGCAACCACAAGGAACTCCTCGTCCTCAAACACAACCTTGAAATCGGTGGGCACCTCGGGCTCGGTGTAGTTCTCCACATGGTAGACCACCCGGTCGTCGGTATGGGCGACGCTCCCCACATTCGCGACTTCACCGTTGAGCGTCACAAGACCGCGCGTAAGGCGGTCCACCCAGTCTTCGCGGCTGTGGTAGGTAAAGCGTTCGCAGAGCGAGTCCAAAAGCAGGCGGTTATTCTGCTCGGGGCGAACTACACTCTCAAAGAACATGTCACTCGGGACATTCGACATGCTGCTACCGGGTGCTACTCCAAAGCCTTGCGCACGTAACCCGTGCTATCGCGGGCTTCGTCAAAAACTTCGAAGGTCTGCGCCCCGATCACGGCGCCCTTCTTGAAGGCAGTCTCCACGCGGTAGCGGCCCGCGGGCACGTTCTTCTTTTTGCTGAAGCTGC contains these protein-coding regions:
- the dapB gene encoding dihydrodipicolinate reductase, with protein sequence MSVKVMVNGIPGNMGRIVAETCAKRGLELVPYSLTGEIIVENEAEVAGKTIQLLKPSNREERIGEVLAKYPDMICIDYTHPTAVNDNAAFYVKHKIPFVMGTTGGDREALAKLVADANHPSVIAPNMAKQIVAFQSMIEFLAKEFPTAFEGYKLSVVESHQKTKADTSGTARAVVGTFQKMGFAYTPDDIEKVRDEKSQMERMHVPEQYLGGHAFHTYSLDSADGTVHFEFQHNVCGRQIYAEGTVDAVNFLAEQIAAGTAKPFNMMDVLRSGKMR
- a CDS encoding pseudouridine synthase, which codes for MSNVPSDMFFESVVRPEQNNRLLLDSLCERFTYHSREDWVDRLTRGLVTLNGEVANVGSVAHTDDRVVYHVENYTEPEVPTDFKVVFEDEEFLVVAKPAGTPVHHTGHIFYNTFTAIVRRGTDCETATPMHRLDRDTGGLMLFAKYVESAARFQKNLDRILLRKFYLAVVEGVFPEGETRCDFPLRELPDDPIRLRMHRVEGGKECHTVFKHLATFEREFPAQLEPGANHKFSLVEAELLTGRKHQIRAHLAELGFPIVGDRLYSHGGEFYQKMARGGGLDEADFAVLGAHSQMLYAYKAEVQLPYWNAPRTFENYDFPDDMKSLLTGVLETVG